CATTCCATCAGGGATGGATTGACGCCGCCCATCTGCGAGACCGCGCACGTTTGTTTGCAAAGAATGACTACGGTTTGTATTTGCAGCGCGTTTTATTGGATGCGGCAACCAATGAGTTCAATCTGGACACGAAAGCGGAGATCGATGCGCGGGCCCGACGGTTAGCCGTTTAAGATCCGCCCCCGTGCGTGTCGTGCCAGAAAAACAATCCCGAGAACCATCAGGATCAAGGCCAGTCCAATAACACAGGCGACGCCTTGAGGGTCGAAACTGTAGTGGCGATAGATGCCGTCTCGTGCCACTGCGATGACGTGAACAATCGGATTGTACCACAGCCAATCTTTGTAGGGTTGGGGCAGTTGATCGGGAAGAAACAGCACACCTGACAGCATGAAAAGTGGGCGGTTGATGATCGCCCATACCCTTTCCCAAACCGGAAAGAACTCGAACAGCACAATATTCATTGCCCCGATCGCAAGACCGAGCAACGCCGCCAGCACCAGACTTGCCGCCAATGTGATCGGGTCGAGATTAAGCGGCAGGCCTTCGACAAGCGTGATCCCCGACACCACCACCATCCAGATCAATGTGTGCGTCAGCATGGCCAAAGCAAATCTGGCAAGCACGGCATCAAGCCAGTTCACCACAGGATATGCCAGAAGTGGTCGAGAATACCGAAGTGACAACGCAGTCTTTTGGGCGACATCGCTATACGTCGCAAAGGCGAGATACCCGCTTGCATAGAACATCGCAAAACTGTTCCCCAAGGGCGGGTTCTTGAAAAACAACGAAAACACAAGGCTCAGCAAACTCACCGCGGCCACGGGTTCTAAAATGATCCAGCCATATCCGCCTAAACTGCGCCCATGTGTTGTAGCAATTTCACGCAGCATAAGTGTGGCGACTGGTCTGAAAGGCATGACGGATAGATCTCTCGATATGATTAGGAGAATTTTGAGATTTCATAGCTAACCATCAGAGGTGAATAGCACGTTACTCCGCAGACAAAGGGTCTTGGACATGAGCACTGCACTAGCCACCCCTCGTCGAGAAATTGCTGCACGTAACAAGCTTGTAGAACTGGCACCGATAGTTGAGCCATCCCCACCGCAGGTGCCTCGCACGACCCGAATGAAGCGTGGGAAACGGCGATATATTGGTCTGACCTTAAGCTTCATTCTTTGCGTTCTGATCCCCATTGCGGCCACGGTCTGGTACCTGAGCGAGCGTGCCGCAGATCAATACGCGTCCTCCGCAGCATTCGCGATCCGGACCGAAGAAGCCTCGCTTGGCCTTGATTTGCTGAGCGGGTTTGCTGCCATGTCCGGTAGTAGTTCCAGCGACATCGACATTCTTGACAGGTTTCTGATCAGTCAGGATCTTGTGACCAAGATCCAATCCAAACTGAACCTGCGCAAAGTCTGGTCGAAGCCGCGTAATGCAGATCCGGTGTTTTCATTTGATCCAGATGGCACGATTGAGGACCTGACCACGTTCTGGCAGCGCATGGTTCGCGTGGACTACGATTCCAGCAGTGGTTTGATTGAGGTGGAGGCCAAGGCATTCTCAGAAGTCGAAGCGCGCCAAATTACTCAAGCCATTCTGGCGGAAAGCACGCATCTGATGAACCATCTTTCGGACGGGGCGCATCAAAGCATCATCAAGTCCGCCACCGAAGAATATGAACGCGCCAAATCACGGCTACGAGACGTACGGCTTGCCGTGTCGGCTTTGCGTGCCAAAACGGGAATGATGGATCCGGAAGCGGGGCTGAGCGGTGATCATGGTGTCGTTCAAAGTTTACAGGAAAGCCTTGCGAATGAGCTCGTCAAACTCGATTTGCTGCGCAGCAATCTAGGCGAGAGCGGACAGCAGGCTCGCAATGCCAACGATATCAGAATTGAGCAAAACGAGATCAAGATCGATGTTCTCAGGAGCCGGATTGCCCAAGAGCGGCAAAAGTTCGACGCGAATGACGGCGCCGGATACTCCGAGATCATCGCCAAGTTTGAAGAGCTGTTGGTGGAGCAGCGGTTCGCTGAGGAAGCATATGTTGCGACAACGGCGGCGCTTGATGCTGCTCGCGCTGAAGCGCGCCGGAGTTCCCGATATTTAGCGGTTTTTGTCCAGCCGACCGAAGCGGAACGGGCACTTTATCCGCGACGTGTGCTTATTAGCGTGCTCGTCGGGATGTTCACGCTGTTGCTGTGGGGCCTGTTGGC
Above is a genomic segment from Litoreibacter janthinus containing:
- a CDS encoding ABC transporter permease → MPFRPVATLMLREIATTHGRSLGGYGWIILEPVAAVSLLSLVFSLFFKNPPLGNSFAMFYASGYLAFATYSDVAQKTALSLRYSRPLLAYPVVNWLDAVLARFALAMLTHTLIWMVVVSGITLVEGLPLNLDPITLAASLVLAALLGLAIGAMNIVLFEFFPVWERVWAIINRPLFMLSGVLFLPDQLPQPYKDWLWYNPIVHVIAVARDGIYRHYSFDPQGVACVIGLALILMVLGIVFLARHARGRILNG